A single Tachypleus tridentatus isolate NWPU-2018 chromosome 9, ASM421037v1, whole genome shotgun sequence DNA region contains:
- the LOC143227050 gene encoding uncharacterized protein LOC143227050 — protein sequence MSKFKLGSTAMITWCLILLLIGSFVDAASVSHQRLFRNFDLPNSPIYRISKFSGIRSSIASPFSRSTILSSPIRRLNATFLSNGRARDVVTKFKSSPFSPIFSTFLGVKKKESELSKFVKLPLNFVSNAKPYKLHINKPKFLNLG from the exons ATGTCAAAGTTCAAGTTAGG TTCTACAGCAATGATAACGTGGTGTTTAATCCTTCTCTTGATTGGCTCGTTTGTGGATGCAGCTAGTGTCAGCCATCAACGGTTGTTTCGGAACTTTGATTTACCCAACTCTCCTATTTATCGTATCAGCAAGTTCTCTGGGATCAGATCTTCTATCGCGTCACCTTTTTCGCGGTCCACGATTTTGTCATCGCCAATTCGTCGATTAAACGCCACATTTCTGTCAAATGGAAGAGCAAGAGATGTTGTAACCAAGTTTAAGTCCAGTCCATTTTCTCCTATCTTTTCCACGTTTTTAGGGGTCAAGAAGAAAGAAAGTGAGCTATCCAAGTTTGTGAAACTTCCCCTTAACTTTGTGTCCAACGCCAAGCCTTATAAGTTACatataaacaaaccaaagtttTTGAATCTTGGATAA